From Pseudomonas alcaligenes, a single genomic window includes:
- the trxA gene encoding thioredoxin TrxA, translating into MSEFITNVSDASFEDDVIKAEGAVLVDYWAEWCGPCKMIAPVLDEIAQTYQGKLKVCKLNIDDNQETPPKYGVRGIPTLMLFKNGNVEATKVGALSKSQLAAFLDANI; encoded by the coding sequence ATGAGCGAGTTCATCACCAACGTCAGCGATGCCAGCTTCGAAGACGACGTGATCAAGGCCGAAGGTGCGGTCCTGGTCGACTACTGGGCCGAATGGTGCGGTCCGTGCAAAATGATCGCCCCGGTTCTTGACGAGATCGCCCAGACCTATCAGGGCAAGCTGAAGGTCTGCAAGCTGAACATCGACGACAACCAGGAAACCCCGCCGAAGTACGGCGTGCGCGGTATCCCGACCCTGATGCTGTTCAAGAACGGCAACGTCGAAGCGACCAAGGTCGGCGCCCTGTCCAAGTCGCAGCTGGCCGCCTTCCTCGACGCCAACATCTGA
- the ppx gene encoding exopolyphosphatase — protein sequence MPQAAKQYPLIAAIDLGSNSFHMVLAKADHGEVRILERLGDKVQLAAGLDDARVLSEEAMQRGIDCLSRFAQLTQGLPPGAVRIVGTNALREARNRAEFIRRAEAVLGSPVEVISGREEARLIYLGVSHSIADTPGKRLVVDIGGGSTEFIVGQRFEPLLRESLQMGCVSFTQRYFKDGKITPARYAQAYTAARLELMSIEQGLQRLGWQEAVGASGTLRAVGLTIKAAGLGNGEINPEGLAWLKRKVFKLGEVDKLDLDGIKPDRRQIFPAGLAIAEAIFDALDLQRMDHSEGALREGVLYDLLGRHHHEDVRERTLGALMERYHVDVQQAARVEAKALQALEKVAVAWQLDDDWHRDLLQWGARVHEIGLDIAHYHYHKHGAYLIEHSDLAGFSRKDQLMLALLVRGHRRNIPKDKFAEFGDEGIKLTRLCVLLRFAILFHHIRGSQEMPKVQMQAGPQSLDLTFPAGWLEANPLTQADFEQEAEWLARIGFSLKVR from the coding sequence ATGCCACAAGCCGCCAAGCAGTATCCCCTGATCGCCGCCATCGACCTTGGCTCCAACAGCTTCCATATGGTGCTGGCCAAGGCCGACCACGGCGAAGTGCGCATCCTCGAGCGCCTGGGCGACAAGGTACAGCTGGCCGCCGGCCTGGATGACGCGCGCGTGCTCAGCGAAGAGGCCATGCAGCGCGGCATCGACTGCCTGAGCCGCTTCGCCCAGCTGACCCAGGGCCTGCCGCCCGGCGCGGTGCGCATCGTCGGCACCAACGCCCTGCGCGAGGCGCGCAACCGCGCCGAATTCATCCGCCGCGCCGAAGCGGTGCTGGGCAGCCCGGTGGAAGTCATTTCCGGCCGCGAGGAAGCACGCCTGATCTACCTCGGCGTGTCGCACAGCATCGCCGACACCCCGGGCAAGCGCCTGGTGGTCGACATTGGCGGCGGCAGCACCGAATTCATCGTCGGCCAGCGCTTCGAGCCGCTGCTGCGCGAGAGCCTGCAGATGGGCTGCGTGAGCTTCACCCAGCGCTACTTCAAGGACGGCAAGATCACCCCGGCGCGCTATGCCCAGGCCTACACCGCCGCCCGCCTGGAACTGATGAGCATCGAGCAGGGCCTGCAGCGCCTGGGCTGGCAGGAAGCAGTGGGCGCCTCCGGCACCCTGCGCGCGGTAGGCCTGACCATCAAGGCCGCCGGCCTCGGCAATGGCGAGATCAACCCCGAGGGCCTGGCCTGGCTCAAACGCAAGGTGTTCAAGCTGGGCGAGGTGGACAAGCTCGACCTCGACGGGATCAAGCCGGATCGCCGGCAGATCTTCCCGGCCGGCCTGGCCATCGCCGAAGCCATCTTCGACGCTCTCGACCTGCAGCGCATGGATCACTCCGAAGGTGCCCTGCGCGAAGGCGTGCTCTACGACCTGCTCGGCCGCCACCACCACGAGGACGTACGCGAACGCACCCTCGGCGCGCTGATGGAGCGCTACCACGTCGACGTGCAGCAGGCCGCGCGGGTCGAGGCCAAGGCCCTGCAGGCCCTGGAGAAGGTCGCAGTGGCCTGGCAGCTGGACGACGACTGGCACCGCGACCTGCTGCAGTGGGGCGCGCGGGTGCACGAGATCGGCCTGGACATCGCCCACTACCACTACCACAAGCACGGCGCCTACCTGATCGAGCACTCCGACCTGGCCGGTTTCTCGCGCAAGGATCAACTGATGCTGGCCCTGCTGGTGCGCGGCCACCGGCGCAACATTCCCAAGGACAAGTTCGCCGAGTTCGGCGACGAAGGCATCAAGCTCACCCGCCTGTGCGTGCTGCTGCGCTTCGCCATCCTGTTCCACCACATCCGTGGCAGCCAGGAAATGCCCAAGGTGCAGATGCAGGCCGGGCCGCAGAGCCTCGACCTGACCTTCCCCGCCGGCTGGCTGGAAGCCAACCCGCTGACCCAGGCCGACTTCGAACAGGAAGCCGAGTGGCTGGCGCGCATCGGCTTCAGCCTCAAAGTGCGCTGA